One window of Phycisphaeraceae bacterium genomic DNA carries:
- the dnaN gene encoding DNA polymerase III subunit beta, whose product MKVICDRGALLDAVNMVSGVVASRTPKPQLTCVLMTARKDGDVSELTLAGTDAEIALTLHTDRVDVERPGSALIPADKLRQIVQAEDSETSLTVEVKGETCTISGKDAQFTLHGYSATDFPDLPDFADVVNGGGGKTRIHSTQQGETLSRMIARTLFATARENSRYAINGVLFHITGKKLEMVSTDGRRLALARGPSGTKSTESASCIVPTKALALLQKILRDDDEIIIAVNDNQAHFAIGGADDPRAVLSSNLVEGTFPPYDEVIPKDQNVTVTLDREVFLSAVRRAALLTNEESRGVRMAFSGANKSVEMSSRAPEMGEARIEASLAGYNGDDVEVGFNPVFISDALKIITDPNVVFELKAPPKPGPTTKPGIVKSGDDFLYVVMPVNLT is encoded by the coding sequence ATGAAGGTTATCTGCGATCGCGGCGCGTTGCTCGACGCTGTAAATATGGTTTCAGGCGTGGTTGCTTCGCGCACACCAAAGCCGCAACTCACCTGCGTGCTGATGACAGCACGCAAGGATGGCGACGTGTCCGAGCTCACACTCGCTGGCACCGACGCAGAGATCGCGCTGACACTGCACACCGATCGCGTCGACGTCGAACGTCCAGGTAGCGCGCTCATCCCCGCGGACAAGCTCCGTCAGATCGTGCAAGCAGAAGACTCTGAGACATCACTCACTGTTGAAGTGAAAGGCGAGACCTGCACCATCTCAGGCAAGGATGCCCAGTTCACACTCCACGGGTACTCTGCGACAGACTTCCCGGATCTGCCAGACTTTGCTGATGTTGTAAATGGCGGTGGCGGCAAGACGCGCATCCATTCCACACAACAGGGCGAGACGCTCTCTCGCATGATCGCACGTACGCTCTTTGCAACCGCGCGCGAAAACTCGCGCTACGCGATCAACGGTGTGCTGTTCCATATTACCGGCAAGAAGCTCGAGATGGTCTCGACGGACGGTCGCAGGCTCGCGCTCGCACGCGGACCATCAGGCACGAAGTCCACCGAATCGGCATCGTGCATCGTACCGACAAAGGCGCTCGCGCTGCTCCAGAAGATACTGCGAGACGATGACGAGATCATCATCGCTGTCAACGACAACCAGGCGCACTTTGCGATTGGTGGCGCGGACGATCCGCGCGCCGTGCTCAGCTCCAATCTTGTTGAGGGCACGTTCCCGCCATACGACGAAGTCATACCAAAGGATCAGAACGTCACAGTCACGCTCGATCGTGAGGTGTTCCTGTCAGCGGTCCGTCGCGCAGCGCTGCTCACCAACGAGGAATCACGCGGCGTGCGTATGGCGTTCTCTGGCGCGAACAAGTCCGTCGAGATGTCGAGCCGGGCACCAGAGATGGGGGAAGCTCGCATCGAAGCGTCCCTCGCAGGGTACAACGGCGACGATGTCGAGGTCGGGTTCAACCCGGTGTTTATCTCTGATGCGCTCAAGATCATCACCGATCCGAATGTCGTGTTTGAACTGAAGGCACCACCCAAGCCGGGGCCAACAACAAAGCCCGGCATCGTCAAATCGGGCGACGACTTCCTGTACGTTGTCATGCCGGTGAATCTGACGTAA
- a CDS encoding UvrD-helicase domain-containing protein has product MDFRIADTFTSSLGRLTNGEQKSVKITVFDLQSDPANPGFQLHKIERCKDPNFWSARVNRDIRLIIHKTNGSLLLCYVDHHDRAYQWAAGRKIETHPRTGAAQIIEIRELVREIEVPQYEYVDSSSESPSSTSCALDGITEQQLLDYGVPPEWVSDVLGANEDELLHLTDHLPAEAAEAVLCLATGTVPEVPVPAGVNDDPFCHPDAERRFRLMTDVEELKHALDYPWDRWTVFLHPAQRSTVERDFKGPARVAGSAGTGKTIVALHRAVRLARTIPDGKVLLATFSIPLARNLRAKATRLVGEDSRVWDRLAVRSLDDFALEMYEETFGRAQVPTAAMLESLIRDALRVLPRPMSAAFVASEWFDVVDAWQLDTWEEYRDVPRLGRKTRMGEKQRKLLWPVFEYVRGVLHKRGSVTMANVYSELTQHLQDTGESPVVAVVLDEAQDVSVSQLRFLATLSSARENGLFFAGDLGQRIFQTPFSWASLGVDVRGRSQTLRINYRTSHQIRRQADRLLHPVLSDVDGITESRKGTVSAFNGPNPSIKLAANDMEERELVGAWIQEIIDRGVLPEEIAIFVRSSAQMPRALAMINKAGIEALLLDNDEGLKRGAATVATMHHAKGLEYRAVVVACCDDEIIPLQDRISGVTDDSDLAEVYNTERHLLYVACTRARDFLLITAVEPASEFLDDLAAVSDGVH; this is encoded by the coding sequence ATGGACTTTCGAATAGCTGACACATTTACATCTAGCCTTGGAAGGCTCACAAATGGTGAGCAGAAATCTGTTAAGATCACGGTGTTTGACCTGCAGTCGGATCCAGCCAATCCTGGGTTCCAGTTGCATAAGATCGAGCGGTGTAAGGATCCGAATTTCTGGTCTGCACGGGTTAACCGAGATATTCGTTTAATCATTCACAAGACTAATGGTAGCCTTCTCTTGTGCTATGTTGATCACCATGACAGGGCTTATCAATGGGCTGCTGGACGGAAGATCGAAACGCATCCTCGGACAGGTGCAGCACAGATTATTGAGATTCGAGAACTCGTTCGCGAGATCGAGGTACCTCAATATGAATATGTCGATTCATCATCGGAATCGCCTTCTTCAACATCGTGTGCGCTCGACGGAATAACGGAGCAGCAGTTGCTGGACTACGGCGTTCCTCCCGAGTGGGTCTCAGACGTCCTCGGTGCGAACGAAGACGAGCTGCTGCATCTCACAGATCATCTGCCTGCCGAAGCAGCTGAAGCGGTTCTGTGCCTTGCCACCGGCACCGTGCCAGAGGTGCCTGTCCCGGCAGGAGTCAATGATGATCCATTCTGCCATCCTGATGCTGAGCGTCGATTCCGCTTAATGACGGATGTCGAGGAGCTCAAGCATGCCCTCGATTATCCGTGGGACCGCTGGACTGTCTTCCTTCATCCGGCTCAGCGTTCGACGGTTGAGCGTGACTTCAAAGGACCGGCTCGTGTTGCTGGGTCAGCAGGTACAGGCAAGACGATTGTGGCGCTGCATCGCGCCGTTCGTCTGGCAAGGACCATTCCTGACGGCAAAGTACTACTCGCCACTTTTTCAATACCTCTTGCCAGAAATCTTCGTGCAAAGGCGACCCGCTTGGTCGGTGAGGATTCCAGAGTTTGGGACAGACTTGCGGTCCGTTCATTAGATGACTTTGCTCTAGAGATGTACGAGGAGACCTTTGGTCGTGCTCAGGTTCCGACTGCCGCGATGCTCGAATCTCTCATTCGTGATGCACTCAGAGTGTTACCCCGGCCTATGTCAGCGGCGTTCGTCGCGAGCGAGTGGTTCGACGTTGTCGATGCTTGGCAGCTGGATACTTGGGAAGAGTATCGAGATGTCCCGCGTCTGGGTCGTAAGACGCGAATGGGTGAGAAGCAGCGTAAGTTACTTTGGCCGGTGTTCGAGTACGTCAGAGGGGTACTGCATAAGCGTGGTTCTGTCACGATGGCAAATGTCTATTCAGAACTCACGCAACACTTGCAAGATACTGGTGAGAGCCCTGTGGTCGCAGTCGTGTTGGATGAGGCACAGGATGTGTCTGTTTCCCAACTTCGCTTCCTGGCAACGCTCAGTAGTGCTCGCGAGAACGGCTTGTTCTTCGCAGGCGACCTTGGACAGCGGATATTCCAAACGCCCTTTTCATGGGCTTCACTCGGTGTGGATGTGCGAGGGCGATCGCAGACGCTGCGAATCAACTACCGCACATCGCATCAGATCCGGCGACAAGCGGACAGGCTTTTGCACCCCGTGCTGTCAGACGTTGACGGGATCACTGAATCGCGGAAGGGGACGGTGTCGGCATTCAATGGGCCGAACCCGTCTATAAAGCTTGCTGCAAACGACATGGAGGAGCGAGAGCTGGTGGGTGCCTGGATTCAGGAGATTATCGATCGCGGTGTGCTTCCAGAGGAAATCGCGATCTTTGTGCGTTCTTCAGCGCAAATGCCGCGAGCGTTGGCGATGATCAACAAGGCGGGCATTGAAGCATTGCTCTTGGACAATGATGAGGGGCTGAAGCGAGGTGCCGCGACTGTTGCAACGATGCACCATGCGAAAGGGTTGGAGTATCGTGCTGTTGTGGTTGCATGCTGCGATGACGAGATTATTCCGCTGCAGGATCGAATCTCAGGGGTCACGGATGACTCAGATTTGGCGGAGGTCTACAACACTGAGCGTCATCTCCTCTATGTCGCCTGCACGCGAGCTCGCGATTTCCTGCTGATTACTGCTGTTGAGCCAGCATCGGAGTTTCTTGATGACTTGGCCGCGGTGTCTGACGGGGTCCACTGA
- a CDS encoding helix-turn-helix domain-containing protein: MRNDTQTPEPLAVRPREAAKLLGIGQRTLWALSQPRGDIPTIRVGTAVLYPVEGLKRWLADQQKGGRQ, from the coding sequence GTGCGAAATGACACTCAGACCCCCGAACCTCTCGCGGTACGCCCACGCGAAGCTGCAAAGCTGCTCGGAATAGGACAGCGCACGCTGTGGGCACTAAGCCAGCCGCGTGGCGATATTCCGACGATCCGAGTTGGTACAGCTGTCCTTTACCCAGTTGAGGGGCTGAAGCGTTGGCTCGCCGACCAGCAGAAGGGGGGTAGGCAATGA
- a CDS encoding DEAD/DEAH box helicase family protein: protein MLLGKVQSGKTRTYISAMALAFDNGYDVAVILTKNSRALVEQTRRRLDEEFNSFIEDAELEVFDIMTAPTTFTAFEREAKLIFVAKKQKDNLRRLIELLKEGCPALASQKMLVIDDEADAASIGYSKQKDVIEARTIAKAVSDVRSASKDVSFLQVTATPYSLYLQPSDIVVGNSPDFRPTRPRFTKLVPVPEAYVGGDVYFGEAARDEELTVERSIHVSVSPNELEIVKSPDRRRFKVEEVLEHPAIESMRRAYVTFLVGGCIQRLNGIVNQIAQRKLRYSFLIHSEAARGSHEWQERIVSELNNEFTKAAMENTARFQDLVREAYQDLSESIRLAGTRLPNFEEVIDAVKGAVRDEYITINKVNSDNDIIAMLDKDGQLRLRSPLNFFIGGQVLDRGVTLANLLGFYYGRRPHKFQQDTVLQHSRMYGYRRQDLAVTRFYTSNYIRNAMFEMEEFDSALRMAISDGHESGVQFIRTAEGGGIIPCSPNKILVATTQTLKPFRRILPIGFNSDYMNRISGVVNEIDRIVLETCGFNADEPVLVPLATALKIFNLIERTLLFEPKKDDVRPFNWQVARDVLGHLANQHPDRAQRGQVYIWAANGRQSARYASAGSHARFIETPDSEKTEGRIARAHAHDHPIMFLLRQEGAKEKGWRDAPFYWPVIRAQKNTPTTVYSGESLD, encoded by the coding sequence ATGCTGCTCGGAAAGGTGCAAAGTGGTAAGACCAGAACATATATTAGCGCTATGGCGCTTGCGTTCGATAATGGGTATGACGTGGCTGTAATTTTGACTAAGAACTCCCGTGCATTGGTTGAGCAAACTCGGAGGCGGCTGGACGAGGAGTTCAACTCGTTTATCGAAGACGCTGAACTCGAAGTGTTCGACATCATGACGGCGCCTACTACATTTACTGCATTTGAACGCGAGGCTAAGCTGATATTTGTAGCAAAGAAACAGAAAGATAATCTCCGTCGGCTCATTGAACTACTCAAAGAGGGTTGCCCCGCTCTTGCATCACAAAAGATGTTGGTAATAGACGACGAAGCTGACGCAGCCTCAATCGGATATTCTAAGCAAAAGGATGTGATTGAGGCCAGGACCATAGCCAAGGCAGTAAGCGATGTGCGATCTGCAAGCAAAGACGTGTCGTTTCTACAAGTTACGGCAACGCCCTATTCGCTTTACCTGCAGCCAAGCGACATTGTTGTTGGCAATTCACCTGACTTTCGGCCGACTCGGCCCCGTTTCACGAAGCTAGTTCCAGTCCCAGAAGCTTATGTTGGCGGAGATGTCTACTTCGGCGAGGCTGCCCGAGACGAAGAGCTAACTGTGGAGCGAAGCATTCATGTATCGGTTTCCCCTAACGAGCTTGAGATTGTGAAATCCCCTGATCGTCGCCGATTTAAAGTTGAGGAAGTTTTGGAGCATCCCGCAATCGAAAGCATGCGGCGTGCGTATGTCACATTCCTAGTCGGAGGGTGTATTCAGCGTCTAAACGGAATTGTCAACCAGATTGCACAACGCAAACTCCGCTACTCATTTCTGATCCATTCAGAGGCTGCCAGGGGTTCGCATGAGTGGCAGGAGAGAATTGTTTCGGAACTTAATAATGAGTTCACAAAGGCTGCAATGGAGAACACTGCGAGATTCCAAGATTTAGTCAGGGAAGCATATCAGGATCTATCGGAGTCGATCAGGCTTGCAGGTACCAGGCTACCCAACTTTGAAGAAGTTATTGATGCTGTGAAGGGAGCCGTGCGCGACGAGTACATCACAATCAACAAGGTGAACTCCGACAATGATATCATTGCGATGCTGGACAAGGATGGGCAGCTAAGACTGCGAAGCCCACTCAACTTCTTTATTGGTGGGCAGGTTCTAGATCGCGGGGTTACCCTCGCAAACCTACTGGGCTTCTACTACGGGCGTCGGCCACATAAATTCCAGCAGGACACGGTACTGCAGCACTCGCGAATGTATGGCTACCGGCGTCAGGATCTCGCGGTCACCCGTTTCTACACGAGTAATTACATACGCAACGCAATGTTTGAGATGGAAGAGTTTGATTCGGCTCTTCGTATGGCAATTTCTGATGGCCACGAGTCTGGTGTTCAGTTCATTCGAACAGCGGAAGGTGGTGGAATCATCCCCTGTAGTCCCAACAAGATTCTCGTAGCAACAACGCAAACCCTAAAGCCGTTCCGACGAATACTGCCGATCGGGTTCAACTCCGACTACATGAATCGCATTAGTGGTGTTGTTAATGAGATTGACAGAATTGTCCTTGAAACCTGTGGATTCAATGCGGATGAACCCGTACTAGTTCCGCTCGCAACGGCCCTGAAGATATTCAATCTAATCGAGCGAACATTGCTGTTTGAGCCAAAAAAAGATGATGTGCGCCCGTTCAACTGGCAGGTGGCTCGCGATGTACTCGGACATCTCGCCAACCAACACCCAGATAGAGCGCAACGTGGACAGGTATATATTTGGGCAGCAAACGGTCGCCAGTCAGCCCGTTACGCGAGTGCTGGCTCGCACGCGAGATTCATCGAGACTCCAGATTCTGAGAAGACGGAAGGTCGTATTGCTAGAGCCCATGCTCATGACCATCCAATTATGTTTCTTTTACGACAAGAAGGAGCAAAGGAAAAGGGCTGGCGGGACGCGCCATTCTACTGGCCGGTGATTCGAGCACAGAAGAATACTCCTACAACCGTCTATTCCGGAGAATCTCTTGACTAA
- a CDS encoding helix-turn-helix domain-containing protein, producing MTRLHQQLLKAIESSGRTRYQIALDSGVSEAQLSRFANHGQRLTVESCELLADALGFQIALVPKAKTRKGR from the coding sequence ATGACACGATTGCACCAACAACTACTGAAAGCAATTGAATCGAGCGGTCGCACGAGGTATCAGATTGCCTTGGACTCGGGCGTGTCCGAGGCGCAGCTATCACGCTTTGCGAATCATGGTCAGCGATTGACTGTGGAAAGCTGCGAACTTCTTGCAGACGCACTCGGATTTCAGATAGCGCTAGTGCCGAAGGCAAAGACTCGGAAGGGAAGGTGA
- a CDS encoding fumarylacetoacetate hydrolase family protein yields MSTYASMPAGAMTLKKASPFGIAVETPAGDLHLHTIICLGRNYAAHAKEQGHEVNERPIIFTKLPGTARLHGDDIVIPPAAIEPDSGGNQIDYEAELVVIIGKEMRNVSEADALSHVLGYTCGNDVTARWWQRNGSGGQYVRGKSFDSFCPIGPWVIPASSIPDPQSLRITCRVNNEQRQDSNTSDMIFPVAKFISDLSRGITLYPGTVIMTGTPEGVGAAMKPSQWLKPGDVVEVEVEKIGVLRNAVQAE; encoded by the coding sequence ATGTCAACATACGCTTCTATGCCTGCGGGCGCAATGACGCTGAAAAAAGCATCGCCCTTCGGTATTGCCGTTGAAACACCCGCGGGCGATCTGCATCTGCACACGATTATCTGCCTCGGACGCAACTACGCAGCGCATGCGAAGGAGCAGGGGCACGAGGTCAACGAGCGCCCCATCATCTTCACGAAACTTCCCGGCACCGCACGTCTGCACGGTGACGACATCGTCATCCCACCGGCGGCAATCGAGCCGGACTCCGGCGGCAATCAGATCGATTATGAAGCGGAACTCGTCGTCATTATCGGCAAGGAAATGCGCAACGTGTCCGAAGCCGACGCACTCTCGCACGTCCTCGGGTACACGTGCGGGAACGACGTGACCGCGCGATGGTGGCAGCGCAACGGATCGGGCGGGCAGTACGTCCGAGGCAAGAGCTTCGACTCCTTCTGCCCCATCGGACCTTGGGTTATCCCCGCAAGTAGCATCCCAGATCCGCAAAGCCTTCGCATCACGTGCCGTGTCAACAACGAGCAGCGCCAGGACTCGAACACGTCCGACATGATCTTCCCCGTTGCAAAGTTCATCTCCGATCTCTCGCGCGGGATCACGCTCTACCCCGGCACCGTCATCATGACCGGCACACCCGAGGGTGTCGGCGCAGCTATGAAACCTTCGCAATGGCTCAAACCCGGTGACGTCGTCGAGGTCGAGGTGGAGAAGATTGGTGTGTTGAGGAACGCCGTGCAGGCGGAGTAA
- a CDS encoding aminomethyl transferase family protein has translation MPNLPPQSDTSPVPPSPLLALINPGDDQLVPYAIESEAELVVPAIPMLSHLVPPAIEYATLRTSCVMFDEPHRRVLTVRGNDRVGFLNSMLTQELKDIGDEGRPNARSSFWLNQKGRIQTDLRAVAIADRIMMTCDAHDASACARSLDTFLFAEDVAIQEAHTEWHCFSLHGPASRDLLAEATTNADAAHRVRELDEDHAIEIDIGSSRVVVDRCDIAGVVGLSLLVPRDHAVDVAEKLLTLGNWQRHEPMYEANAAIEKHLAHLEDPSTKTRIRPIGWYAMNTARIEAGTPIFHVDFGTTSLPAETSVLNDRVSFTKGCYLGQEVVARMHARGAGKQFVRALKPVEADGIPIPRDAHNQYLLSVAGTPLFPMESRNALLRGDIDVGQQHVGTITSATISPMLSGLPVALATVKWKHAAPGTNLLTIAEGELVVMQVQEELRFV, from the coding sequence ATGCCCAATCTGCCCCCACAATCCGATACAAGCCCGGTCCCTCCAAGTCCGCTGCTGGCTTTGATCAATCCGGGCGACGATCAACTGGTCCCGTATGCGATCGAGTCTGAGGCCGAACTGGTGGTGCCTGCGATCCCGATGCTCTCGCATCTCGTGCCGCCAGCGATCGAGTACGCCACACTTCGCACCTCGTGCGTGATGTTTGATGAGCCGCACAGACGCGTTCTCACGGTCCGCGGAAATGATCGTGTCGGTTTTCTGAACTCGATGCTCACGCAGGAACTCAAAGACATCGGTGACGAGGGGAGGCCGAACGCGCGCTCGTCGTTCTGGCTGAACCAGAAGGGGCGTATCCAGACGGATCTTCGTGCGGTGGCGATTGCTGATCGCATCATGATGACGTGCGATGCGCACGATGCGAGCGCGTGCGCGAGATCACTCGATACATTCCTCTTTGCTGAGGACGTTGCTATCCAGGAAGCGCACACAGAGTGGCATTGTTTCAGCCTGCATGGTCCAGCGTCGCGCGATCTGCTCGCGGAAGCCACCACGAACGCAGACGCCGCGCACAGGGTTCGCGAACTGGATGAGGATCATGCGATCGAGATCGACATCGGCAGCTCCCGTGTCGTCGTTGATCGATGCGATATTGCTGGTGTCGTCGGGCTTTCGCTTCTTGTTCCACGTGACCATGCAGTGGATGTTGCAGAGAAACTACTGACACTCGGGAACTGGCAGCGGCACGAGCCGATGTACGAGGCGAACGCTGCAATCGAGAAACACCTCGCTCATCTCGAAGACCCGAGCACAAAGACGCGCATACGGCCCATCGGGTGGTACGCGATGAACACAGCGCGTATTGAAGCGGGCACGCCCATCTTCCACGTGGACTTCGGCACAACATCACTTCCTGCGGAAACGAGCGTGCTCAACGATCGCGTATCGTTCACGAAAGGGTGCTATCTCGGGCAGGAGGTGGTCGCTCGTATGCACGCGCGCGGGGCTGGCAAGCAGTTTGTCCGCGCGCTCAAGCCCGTCGAAGCGGACGGAATCCCCATCCCGCGTGACGCGCATAACCAATATCTCCTCTCAGTCGCTGGAACGCCGTTGTTTCCAATGGAGTCGCGCAATGCGCTCCTGCGAGGAGACATTGATGTAGGGCAGCAGCATGTCGGCACCATCACCAGCGCCACCATCAGCCCCATGCTCTCCGGGCTTCCCGTCGCACTTGCGACCGTGAAGTGGAAGCACGCTGCGCCCGGCACAAATCTGCTGACCATCGCGGAGGGCGAGCTTGTTGTGATGCAGGTGCAGGAAGAACTGAGATTTGTATAA
- a CDS encoding NHL repeat-containing protein, with the protein MQSNGLMSVTMCIGSLCASYGYAQSQILVVDFGGDKVVRYDYPSGSPVDHFVGTGLTNLDGPHKAVFGPDGDLYVSATVSNNVLRYDGITGKPRVQAIAPGAGGVQSPSGFAFGSDGMMYVTSFGNDRVVRVDTASGQISPFIEPGNALDGPHDLAQDSMGNWYVVSDNSDRVLKYSSTGIFIEEAISVQQAGLNSPNSCVIDPQNRLFVSSPETDNIIVKDLNNGLVTQLLPPKTKVFPMNPQYITIGPEPNVLYVVDLGGNGRFLKYDRTTGQYIGEFLIPLTGGLSGDPIAVVFVPDSLTCDADCDMNGILNIFDYICYGNQYAAGCQ; encoded by the coding sequence ATGCAGAGCAACGGCTTGATGTCTGTAACAATGTGCATTGGCAGCTTGTGTGCAAGCTATGGGTATGCACAGTCACAGATTCTTGTTGTCGACTTTGGCGGAGACAAAGTTGTGCGGTACGACTATCCGAGCGGTTCACCCGTTGACCACTTTGTTGGTACCGGCCTCACCAATCTTGATGGCCCACACAAGGCTGTGTTTGGCCCGGATGGCGATCTCTATGTATCTGCAACCGTGAGCAATAACGTGCTTCGTTACGATGGCATTACTGGCAAACCTCGTGTACAAGCGATCGCACCGGGTGCGGGCGGAGTGCAATCACCATCGGGCTTCGCATTCGGCAGCGACGGCATGATGTATGTTACAAGCTTTGGAAATGATCGGGTAGTCAGAGTCGACACTGCGAGCGGACAAATCAGCCCGTTTATCGAGCCTGGCAACGCACTTGATGGACCGCACGATCTTGCTCAGGATTCCATGGGTAACTGGTATGTGGTCAGCGACAACTCTGACCGTGTACTGAAGTACAGCAGCACGGGGATATTTATTGAAGAGGCAATTAGTGTGCAGCAAGCAGGCCTTAACTCCCCGAATAGTTGCGTAATTGACCCACAAAACAGGCTCTTTGTATCATCACCGGAAACAGATAATATTATTGTAAAAGATTTAAATAATGGTCTTGTGACCCAACTTTTGCCGCCAAAGACTAAAGTCTTTCCAATGAATCCCCAGTACATCACTATTGGCCCAGAGCCGAATGTTCTATATGTGGTTGATCTTGGTGGGAATGGTCGGTTCCTGAAGTATGATCGAACGACAGGACAATATATCGGAGAGTTTTTAATCCCATTAACTGGCGGACTCAGCGGCGACCCAATTGCTGTTGTCTTTGTTCCTGATTCACTGACATGTGATGCCGATTGCGACATGAATGGCATATTGAACATATTCGATTATATTTGCTATGGAAATCAATATGCAGCCGGATGCCAGTAA
- a CDS encoding bifunctional DNA primase/polymerase, translating into MTQDTLLDAALGFHQLGWSVLPVDIHKKPVVRGWKRYQSEQADADQLTQWFTPGASGGRIEGVAVILGQVSGDLVVRDFDTADGYALWSEKHPELVDVLPTVKTARGHHVYARIAGCRTLKFPDGELRADGAYVVAPPSRHIAGVTYTWLRAPSSVESIPLVDVSVFCEPDPCEPRETRETKPLPAWPVAPDSPAVPECPDVPRTPVILETPVIPEFLGCLVHLGSQELQTQIETAIAQTVPAGVGKRNDGIFRFARRLRSIPELSGCAGISMRDIVRRWHEAALPTIGTRDWDETWADFLHAWERVKQPYGETLDGVIERASKADDPPCALRFDSEKTRLLIRLCRELQRMASGDPFFLSGKVVAGVVGLEIATTYRRLDLLVHEGVLVRIRKGHTGRASEYRYLGG; encoded by the coding sequence ATGACTCAAGACACTCTTCTTGATGCTGCACTGGGCTTTCACCAGCTCGGCTGGAGTGTGCTGCCCGTAGACATTCACAAGAAACCCGTTGTGCGCGGCTGGAAGCGTTATCAAAGCGAACAGGCGGACGCGGACCAACTTACCCAATGGTTCACGCCGGGCGCGTCAGGCGGTCGGATTGAGGGCGTAGCGGTGATCCTCGGCCAAGTATCTGGTGATCTGGTCGTGCGCGATTTCGATACAGCCGACGGATATGCACTCTGGTCTGAGAAGCATCCTGAGTTGGTCGACGTTCTGCCAACTGTCAAGACCGCACGCGGCCACCACGTCTACGCACGTATCGCCGGGTGTAGGACGCTCAAGTTTCCTGATGGTGAACTACGAGCAGATGGTGCCTACGTCGTCGCGCCGCCGTCGCGTCACATTGCAGGCGTGACATACACATGGTTGCGCGCGCCGTCGTCGGTTGAATCGATTCCGCTTGTAGATGTTTCAGTTTTCTGCGAACCTGATCCGTGTGAACCAAGAGAAACAAGAGAAACCAAGCCATTACCGGCATGGCCTGTTGCTCCTGATAGTCCTGCAGTTCCTGAATGTCCTGATGTTCCTAGGACTCCTGTGATTCTTGAAACTCCTGTGATTCCTGAGTTTCTTGGGTGTCTTGTGCATCTTGGTTCTCAAGAGTTGCAAACACAAATAGAAACTGCGATTGCTCAGACGGTTCCAGCGGGTGTCGGAAAGCGTAACGATGGCATCTTTCGATTCGCGCGTCGCTTGCGCTCGATTCCGGAGTTGTCGGGTTGCGCTGGAATATCAATGCGCGATATTGTTAGGCGTTGGCATGAGGCAGCATTGCCGACAATCGGCACTCGTGATTGGGATGAAACATGGGCAGATTTCCTTCATGCCTGGGAACGCGTCAAGCAGCCCTATGGTGAAACGCTCGATGGCGTGATTGAGAGGGCTTCTAAAGCAGATGATCCACCATGTGCATTGCGTTTCGACTCAGAGAAAACTCGACTCTTGATTCGACTGTGCCGAGAACTGCAGCGCATGGCTAGCGGCGATCCATTCTTCCTCAGTGGGAAAGTTGTGGCTGGCGTTGTTGGATTGGAGATCGCAACAACATATCGCCGGCTAGATTTGCTGGTTCACGAAGGCGTACTGGTCAGAATCAGGAAGGGTCATACCGGTCGGGCAAGTGAGTATCGGTACCTTGGTGGATGA